In a genomic window of Campylobacter concisus:
- a CDS encoding FlhB-like flagellar biosynthesis protein, whose translation MQVNKKKAVALGYNRSKDNAPRVLASGAGEIANRIIDLAKEHDIPIKEDPDLIEILSKVEVDQEIPPNLYKAVAEIFSFLYKITKK comes from the coding sequence ATGCAAGTAAATAAGAAAAAAGCAGTAGCTCTTGGCTACAACAGATCTAAAGATAATGCTCCAAGAGTGCTGGCTAGTGGCGCTGGTGAGATAGCAAATAGAATAATTGATCTTGCAAAAGAGCATGATATACCGATCAAAGAGGATCCTGATCTTATTGAAATTTTAAGCAAGGTTGAAGTTGATCAAGAAATTCCACCAAATTTATATAAAGCTGTTGCTGAAATTTTTAGCTTTTTGTATAAGATCACAAAGAAATGA